A single window of Malus sylvestris chromosome 5, drMalSylv7.2, whole genome shotgun sequence DNA harbors:
- the LOC126623146 gene encoding probable glutathione S-transferase isoform X6: MADKVVLLDFWPSLFGMRLRIALAEKGIEYEYKEEDLSNKSPLLLQMNPVHKKIPVLIHNGKPVSESLIALQYIDEVWNDKAPLLPSDSYLRAQARFWADFVDKKIFENRKKLRTTKGEEYDAAKEDFLDCIGVLEGELGDKPFFGGETLGFVDVALVPLYSWFLVYEKAGNFSVEAEHPKFIAWAKRCMEKESVSKSLPEQEKVYDYAMFLRKKFGIE; the protein is encoded by the exons ATGGCGGATAAGGTGGTTTTGTTGGATTTCTGGCCCAGCCTCTTTGGGATGAGGCTGAGGATCGCTCTGGCTGAGAAGGGCATCGAGTATGAGTACAAGGAAGAGGACTTGTCGAACAAGAGCCCACTGTTGCTGCAGATGAACCCGGTTCACAAGAAGATCCCGGTTCTTATTCACAATGGAAAACCGGTCTCTGAGTCCCTTATTGCGCTTCAGTACattgatgaggtttggaatgatAAGGCTCCACTCTTGCCCTCTGACTCTTACCTCAGAGCCCAGGCCAGGTTCTGGGCTGACTTCGTCGACAAGAAG ATATTCGAGAATCGGAAGAAGTTGAGGACAACCAAAGGAGAAGAATATGATGCAGCAAAAGAAGACTTTCTCGACTGCATCGGCGTGTTAGAAGGAGAGCTCGGAGACAAGCCCTTCTTTGGCGGGGAGACCCTCGGATTCGTGGACGTGGCGCTTGTTCCATTGTATAGCTGGTTTCTTGTGTATGAAAAAGCTGGCAACTTCAGTGTTGAGGCAGAGCACCCAAAGTTTATTGCCTGGGCTAAGAGGTGCATGGAGAAGGAGAGCGTGTCCAAGTCGCTTCCCGAGCAGGAAAAG
- the LOC126623146 gene encoding probable glutathione S-transferase isoform X4 has protein sequence MADEVVLLDFWPSPFGMRLRIALAEKGIEYEYKEDDLWNKSPLLLQMNPVHKKIPVLIHNGKPVCESLIALQYIDEVWNDKAPLLPSDSYLRAQARFWADFVDKKIHENGRKLWTTKGEEYDAAKKDFLDCIGVLEGELGNKPFFGGETLGFVDVALVPFYSWFLVYEKFGNFSVEAEHPKFIAWVKRCMEKESVSKSLPEQEKVYDFFMLTRKKRGIE, from the exons ATGGCGGATGAGGTGGTTTTGTTGGATTTCTGGCCCAGCCCGTTTGGGATGAGGCTGAGGATCGCTCTGGCTGAGAAGGGCATCGAGTATGAGTACAAAGAAGATGACTTGTGGAACAAGAGCCCATTGTTGCTGCAGATGAACCCGGTTCACAAGAAGATCCCGGTTCTCATTCACAATGGAAAACCGGTCTGTGAGTCCCTCATTGCACTTCAGTACattgatgaggtttggaatgatAAGGCTCCACTCTTGCCCTCTGACTCTTACCTCAGAGCCCAGGCCAGGTTCTGGGCTGACTTCGTCGACAAGAAG ATACATGAGAATGGGAGGAAGTTGTGGACAACCAAAGGAGAAGAATATGATGCAGCAAAGAAAGACTTTCTCGACTGCATCGGCGTGTTAGAAGGAGAGCTCGGAAACAAGCCCTTCTTTGGCGGGGAGACCCTCGGATTCGTGGACGTGGCGCTTGTTCCATTCTATAGCTGGTTTCTTGTGTATGAAAAATTTGGCAACTTCAGTGTTGAGGCAGAGCACCCAAAGTTCATTGCCTGGGTTAAGAG GTGCATGGAGAAGGAGAGCGTGTCCAAGTCGCTTCCCGAGCAGGAAAAGGTCTACGATTTCTTCATGCTTACAAGGAAAAAGCGTGGGATTGAGTAG
- the LOC126623146 gene encoding probable glutathione S-transferase isoform X7, giving the protein MADEVVLLDFWPSPFGMRLRIALAEKGIEYEYKEEDLSNKSPLLLQMNPVHKKIPVLIHNGKPVSESLIALQYIDEVWNDKAPLLPSDSYLRAQARFWADFVDKKIFENRKKLRTTKGEEYDAAKEDFLDCIGVLEGELGDKPFFGGETLGFVDVALVPLYSWFLVYEKAGNFSVEAEHPKFIAWAKRCMEKESVSKSLPEQEKVYDFFMLTRKKRGIE; this is encoded by the exons ATGGCGGATGAGGTGGTTTTGTTGGATTTCTGGCCCAGCCCGTTTGGGATGAG GCTGAGGATCGCTCTGGCTGAGAAGGGCATCGAGTATGAGTACAAGGAAGAGGACTTGTCGAACAAGAGCCCACTGTTGCTGCAGATGAACCCGGTTCACAAGAAGATCCCGGTTCTTATTCACAATGGAAAACCGGTCTCTGAGTCCCTTATTGCGCTTCAGTACattgatgaggtttggaatgatAAGGCTCCACTCTTGCCCTCTGACTCTTACCTCAGAGCCCAGGCCAGGTTCTGGGCTGACTTCGTCGACAAGAAG ATATTCGAGAATCGGAAGAAGTTGAGGACAACCAAAGGAGAAGAATATGATGCAGCAAAAGAAGACTTTCTCGACTGCATCGGCGTGTTAGAAGGAGAGCTCGGAGACAAGCCCTTCTTTGGCGGGGAGACCCTCGGATTCGTGGACGTGGCGCTTGTTCCATTGTATAGCTGGTTTCTTGTGTATGAAAAAGCTGGCAACTTCAGTGTTGAGGCAGAGCACCCAAAGTTTATTGCCTGGGCTAAGAGGTGCATGGAGAAGGAGAGCGTGTCCAAGTCGCTTCCCGAGCAGGAAAAGGTCTACGATTTCTTCATGCTTACAAGGAAAAAGCGTGGGATTGAGTAG
- the LOC126623146 gene encoding probable glutathione S-transferase isoform X1 — MADEVVLLDSWQSPFGMRLRIALAEKGIEYEYKDEDLWNKSPLLLQMNPVHKKIPVLIHNEKPICESLFALQYIDEVWNDRAPLLPSDSYLRAQARFWADFVDKKKIFQIGKKVWTTKGEKQDAAKKKFLDCIGVLEGELGDKPFFGGDTLGFVDVTLIPIYSWFLVCEKFGDFSVEAEHPKFIAWVKRCMEKESVSKSLPEQEKVYDYAMFLRKKFGIE; from the exons ATGGCGGATGAGGTGGTTTTGTTGGATTCCTGGCAAAGCCCATTTGGGATGAGGCTAAGGATTGCTCTGGCTGAGAAGGGTATCGAGTATGAGTACAAAGATGAGGACTTGTGGAACAAGAGCCCACTGTTGCTGCAGATGAACCCGGTTCACAAGAAGATCCCGGTTCTCATTCACAATGAAAAACCGATCTGTGAGTCCCTATTTGCACTTCAGTACattgatgaggtttggaatgatAGGGCTCCACTCTTGCCCTCTGACTCTTACCTCAGAGCCCAGGCCAGGTTCTGGGCTGACTTCGTCGACAAGAAGAAG ATATTTCAGATTGGGAAGAAGGTGTGGACAACCAAAGGAGAAAAACAGGatgcagcaaaaaaaaaatttctcgactGCATAGGCGTGTTAGAAGGAGAGCTTGGAGACAAGCCTTTCTTTGGGGGGGATACCCTCGGATTCGTGGACGTGACGCTTATTCCAATCTATAGCTGGTTTCTTGTGTGTGAGAAATTTGGCGACTTCAGTGTTGAGGCTGAGCACCCAAAATTTATTGCCTGGGTTAAGAGGTGCATGGAGAAGGAGAGCGTGTCCAAGTCGCTTCCCGAGCAGGAAAAG
- the LOC126623146 gene encoding probable glutathione S-transferase isoform X9, whose amino-acid sequence MADKVVLLDFWPSLFGMRLRIALAEKGIEYEYKEEDLSNKSPLLLQMNPVHKKIPVLIHNGKPVSESLIALQYIDEVWNDKAPLLPSDSYLRAQARFWADFVDKKIFENRKKLRTTKGEEYDAAKEDFLDCIGVLEGELGDKPFFGGETLGFVDVALVPLYSWFLVYEKAGNFSVEAEHPKFIAWAKRCMEKESVSKSLPEQEKVYDFVTLIRKKFGIE is encoded by the exons ATGGCGGATAAGGTGGTTTTGTTGGATTTCTGGCCCAGCCTCTTTGGGATGAGGCTGAGGATCGCTCTGGCTGAGAAGGGCATCGAGTATGAGTACAAGGAAGAGGACTTGTCGAACAAGAGCCCACTGTTGCTGCAGATGAACCCGGTTCACAAGAAGATCCCGGTTCTTATTCACAATGGAAAACCGGTCTCTGAGTCCCTTATTGCGCTTCAGTACattgatgaggtttggaatgatAAGGCTCCACTCTTGCCCTCTGACTCTTACCTCAGAGCCCAGGCCAGGTTCTGGGCTGACTTCGTCGACAAGAAG ATATTCGAGAATCGGAAGAAGTTGAGGACAACCAAAGGAGAAGAATATGATGCAGCAAAAGAAGACTTTCTCGACTGCATCGGCGTGTTAGAAGGAGAGCTCGGAGACAAGCCCTTCTTTGGCGGGGAGACCCTCGGATTCGTGGACGTGGCGCTTGTTCCATTGTATAGCTGGTTTCTTGTGTATGAAAAAGCTGGCAACTTCAGTGTTGAGGCAGAGCACCCAAAGTTTATTGCCTGGGCTAAGAGGTGCATGGAGAAGGAGAGCGTGTCCAAGTCGCTTCCCGAGCAGGAAAAG
- the LOC126623146 gene encoding probable glutathione S-transferase isoform X5, translated as MADEVVLLDFWPSPFGMRLRIALAEKGIEYEYKEDDLWNKSPLLLQMNPVHKKIPVLIHNGKPVCESLIALQYIDEVWNDKAPLLPSDSYLRAQARFWADFVDKKIHENGRKLWTTKGEEYDAAKKDFLDCIGVLEGELGNKPFFGGETLGFVDVALVPFYSWFLVYEKFGNFSVEAEHPKFIAWVKRCMEKESVSKSLPEQEKVYDFVTLIRKKFGIE; from the exons ATGGCGGATGAGGTGGTTTTGTTGGATTTCTGGCCCAGCCCGTTTGGGATGAGGCTGAGGATCGCTCTGGCTGAGAAGGGCATCGAGTATGAGTACAAAGAAGATGACTTGTGGAACAAGAGCCCATTGTTGCTGCAGATGAACCCGGTTCACAAGAAGATCCCGGTTCTCATTCACAATGGAAAACCGGTCTGTGAGTCCCTCATTGCACTTCAGTACattgatgaggtttggaatgatAAGGCTCCACTCTTGCCCTCTGACTCTTACCTCAGAGCCCAGGCCAGGTTCTGGGCTGACTTCGTCGACAAGAAG ATACATGAGAATGGGAGGAAGTTGTGGACAACCAAAGGAGAAGAATATGATGCAGCAAAGAAAGACTTTCTCGACTGCATCGGCGTGTTAGAAGGAGAGCTCGGAAACAAGCCCTTCTTTGGCGGGGAGACCCTCGGATTCGTGGACGTGGCGCTTGTTCCATTCTATAGCTGGTTTCTTGTGTATGAAAAATTTGGCAACTTCAGTGTTGAGGCAGAGCACCCAAAGTTCATTGCCTGGGTTAAGAGGTGCATGGAGAAGGAGAGCGTGTCCAAGTCGCTTCCCGAGCAGGAAAAG
- the LOC126623146 gene encoding probable glutathione S-transferase isoform X8, with the protein MADEVVLLDFWPSLFGMRLRIALAEKGIEYEYKEEDLSNKSPLLLQMNPVHKKIPVLIHNGKPVSESLIALQYIDEVWNDKAPLLPSDSYLRAQARFWADFVDKKIFENRKKLRTTKGEEYDAAKEDFLDCIGVLEGELGDKPFFGGETLGFVDVALVPLYSWFLVYEKAGNFSVEAEHPKFIAWAKRCMEKESVSKSLPEQEKVYDFFMLTRKKRGIE; encoded by the exons ATGGCGGATGAG GTGGTTTTGTTGGATTTCTGGCCCAGCCTCTTTGGGATGAGGCTGAGGATCGCTCTGGCTGAGAAGGGCATCGAGTATGAGTACAAGGAAGAGGACTTGTCGAACAAGAGCCCACTGTTGCTGCAGATGAACCCGGTTCACAAGAAGATCCCGGTTCTTATTCACAATGGAAAACCGGTCTCTGAGTCCCTTATTGCGCTTCAGTACattgatgaggtttggaatgatAAGGCTCCACTCTTGCCCTCTGACTCTTACCTCAGAGCCCAGGCCAGGTTCTGGGCTGACTTCGTCGACAAGAAG ATATTCGAGAATCGGAAGAAGTTGAGGACAACCAAAGGAGAAGAATATGATGCAGCAAAAGAAGACTTTCTCGACTGCATCGGCGTGTTAGAAGGAGAGCTCGGAGACAAGCCCTTCTTTGGCGGGGAGACCCTCGGATTCGTGGACGTGGCGCTTGTTCCATTGTATAGCTGGTTTCTTGTGTATGAAAAAGCTGGCAACTTCAGTGTTGAGGCAGAGCACCCAAAGTTTATTGCCTGGGCTAAGAGGTGCATGGAGAAGGAGAGCGTGTCCAAGTCGCTTCCCGAGCAGGAAAAGGTCTACGATTTCTTCATGCTTACAAGGAAAAAGCGTGGGATTGAGTAG
- the LOC126623146 gene encoding probable glutathione S-transferase isoform X2 — protein MADEVVLLDSWQSPFGMRLRIALAEKGIEYEYKDEDLWNKSPLLLQMNPVHKKIPVLIHNEKPICESLFALQYIDEVWNDRAPLLPSDSYLRAQARFWADFVDKKKIFQIGKKVWTTKGEKQDAAKKKFLDCIGVLEGELGDKPFFGGDTLGFVDVTLIPIYSWFLVCEKFGDFSVEAEHPKFIAWVKRCMEKESVSKSLPEQEKVYDFVTLIRKKFGIE, from the exons ATGGCGGATGAGGTGGTTTTGTTGGATTCCTGGCAAAGCCCATTTGGGATGAGGCTAAGGATTGCTCTGGCTGAGAAGGGTATCGAGTATGAGTACAAAGATGAGGACTTGTGGAACAAGAGCCCACTGTTGCTGCAGATGAACCCGGTTCACAAGAAGATCCCGGTTCTCATTCACAATGAAAAACCGATCTGTGAGTCCCTATTTGCACTTCAGTACattgatgaggtttggaatgatAGGGCTCCACTCTTGCCCTCTGACTCTTACCTCAGAGCCCAGGCCAGGTTCTGGGCTGACTTCGTCGACAAGAAGAAG ATATTTCAGATTGGGAAGAAGGTGTGGACAACCAAAGGAGAAAAACAGGatgcagcaaaaaaaaaatttctcgactGCATAGGCGTGTTAGAAGGAGAGCTTGGAGACAAGCCTTTCTTTGGGGGGGATACCCTCGGATTCGTGGACGTGACGCTTATTCCAATCTATAGCTGGTTTCTTGTGTGTGAGAAATTTGGCGACTTCAGTGTTGAGGCTGAGCACCCAAAATTTATTGCCTGGGTTAAGAGGTGCATGGAGAAGGAGAGCGTGTCCAAGTCGCTTCCCGAGCAGGAAAAG